The Zingiber officinale cultivar Zhangliang chromosome 10A, Zo_v1.1, whole genome shotgun sequence genome contains a region encoding:
- the LOC122026284 gene encoding U5 small nuclear ribonucleoprotein 40 kDa protein-like yields the protein MFAPLGENALVISGHRPGTEWATVPHGSFQGQGPGSGGKQRTSSLESPIMLLTGHQSAIYTMKFNPAGTVVASGSHDRDIFLWYVHGDCKNFMVFRGHKNAILDLQWTTDGTQIISASPDKTLRAWDVETGKQIKKMAEHSSFVNSCCPSRRGPPLVVSGSDDGTAKLWDLRQRGAIQTFPDKYQITAVSFSDAADKIFTGGLDNDVKVWDLRRNEVIMMLQGHGDMITGMQLSPDGSYLLTNGMDSTLRVWDMRPYAPQNRCIKIFTGHQHNFEKNLLKCAWSPDGSKVTAGSADRMVYIWDTTSRRILYKLPGHNGSVNETAFHPTEPIIGSCGSDKQIYLGEL from the coding sequence ATGTTTGCTCCGCTCGGTGAGAATGCATTGGTAATTTCAGGCCATAGGCCAGGAACAGAATGGGCAACTGTTCCACATGGTTCTTTTCAAGGTCAAGGCCCGGGTTCTGGTGGAAAACAACGCACTTCGAGTCTGGAGTCACCAATAATGCTGCTCACAGGTCACCAAAGTGCAATATATACCATGAAGTTTAACCCAGCAGGAACAGTAGTAGCATCTGGCTCCCATGACAGAGATATATTCTTGTGGTATGTTCATGGAGACTGCAAAAATTTCATGGTCTTCAGAGGGCATAAGAATGCTATTTTAGACCTCCAATGGACCACTGATGGAACTCAGATAATCTCAGCTAGCCCTGACAAGACTCTGAGGGCGTGGGATGTTGAAACTGGCAAACAGATCAAGAAAATGGCCGAGCATTCATCATTTGTTAACTCATGTTGTCCCTCACGAAGAGGTCCACCTCTCGTTGTCAGTGGTTCAGATGATGGAACAGCCAAACTCTGGGATTTGCGGCAAAGAGGTGCAATCCAGACATTTCCGGACAAGTACCAGATTACTGCAGTAAGTTTCTCTGATGCAGCAGATAAGATCTTTACTGGAGGATTGGACAATGATGTGAAAGTGTGGGATCTTCGTCGAAATGAGGTAATAATGATGCTACAAGGTCATGGAGACATGATAACAGGTATGCAGCTAAGTCCTGACGGTTCTTACCTCTTGACAAATGGCATGGATTCCACTCTTCGAGTTTGGGATATGCGTCCCTATGCTCCTCAAAACCGTTGCATTAAGATATTTACTGGGCACCAACACAACTTTGAGAAGAATTTGCTCAAGTGTGCCTGGTCACCGGATGGGAGCAAGGTTACTGCAGGGAGTGCAGATAGGATGGTCTATATCTGGGACACTACATCCCGTCGGATTCTGTACAAACTCCCTGGGCATAATGGTTCTGTGAATGAGACTGCATTCCATCCAACTGAACCTATCATCGGCTCCTGTGGAAGTGACAAGCAAATCTACCTTGGAGAGCTTTGA
- the LOC122026282 gene encoding respiratory burst oxidase homolog protein E-like has translation MSTTPSSGGGSFRKSGHRRIDDIRAEDEESSDESVDFGRAYGYDGGMLPIFLNDQSDLVEVMLELDEDSMVVRSVAAPTSAAAAASAERASSGSLSRSSSTASRIRRKLAWLFSPVRRRKPADATTDDEHSSSPGPAAAAMSSRDARRIRARLDRTREGARRALKGLRFISQTTTGTADANELWQRVEERFAALADNGLLARDDFAECIGMVDSKEFGVGIFDALARRRRQNFERITKEELYDFWLQISDQSFDARLQIFFDIVDTNVDGRITREEVQELIVLSASANKLSKLKEQAEEYASLIMEELDPENLGYIELWQLEALLLQRDTYMNYSRPPSTASGAGWSQSIAGGGTKTSFRRRWFNPRRAATRLRLAAWENWQRAWVVQLWVAVMAGLFAWKFTQYRHSAAFAVMGYCLPTAKGAAETLKLNMALVLLPVCRNTLTWLRATRARHFFPFDDSITFHKMIATAIVAGILLHAGNHLTCDFPRLINSSPLEYETVAQYFGSEKPTYWSLLKGVVGLTGIAMVVLITVSFTLAMHRFRKNSARLPYPLNRLTGFNAFWYSHHLLALVYLLLLIHGYFLFLVHSWYNRTTWMYISVPLLLYIGERNLRAFRSKAYSVKILKVSLLPGGVLTVTMSKPQGFRYRSGQYIFLQCPTISPFEWHPFSITSAPGDEYLSVHIRTNGDWTEELKRVFIENYFSPHSLRIASLNDLGSAQNSMVRLFVDGPYGAPAQDFRNYDVLLLVGLGIGATPFISILRDLLNNIKVSDELMELAMDTSRSEVSNSSLSFSTTSSSTKKRSYRTSSAHFYWVTREAASFEWFKGVMNDVAEMDKKGIIEMHNYLTSVYEERDARTTLLAMVQALNHAKNGVDIVSGTQVRTHFARPNWKEVFTKLAAKHPGATVGVFYCGTPTLAKELRKLSLEMSHRTSTRFHFHKEYF, from the exons ATGTCCACGACTCCTTCCTCTGGCGGAGGAAGCTTCAGGAAGTCGGGCCACCGGAGGATCGACGACATCAGGGCGGAGGACGAGGAGTCCAGTGATGAGTCCGTGGACTTTGGCCGCGCCTACGGCTACGACGGCGGAATGTTGCCCATTTTCCTCAACGACCAGAGCGATCTGGTCGAGGTGATGCTGGAGCTCGACGAGGATTCGATGGTTGTGCGGAGCGTCGCTGCGCCGACCTCTGCCGCCGCTGCCGCCTCAGCGGAGCGGGCATCGTCGGGAAGCCTGAGCCGGAGCTCGTCGACGGCGTCGAGGATCCGGCGCAAGTTGGCGTGGCTGTTTTCTCCTGTTCGACGGAGGAAGCCGGCGGACGCGACGACGGATGATGAGCATTCCTCTTCGCCCGGCCCGGCCGCCGCCGCCATGTCGTCGCGGGATGCCCGACGGATCCGGGCGCGGCTGGATCGGACGCGGGAGGGAGCGCGGCGGGCGCTTAAGGGCCTCCGCTTCATCAGCCAAACGACGACGGGGACGGCAGACGCGAACGAGCTCTGGCAAAGGGTGGAGGAGCGCTTCGCCGCCCTCGCCGACAACGGCCTCCTCGCCCGTGATGATTTCGCTGAATGCATCG GGATGGTGGATTCCAAGGAATTCGGTGTGGGCATCTTCGACGCCCTAGCGCGAAGGCGGCGCCAAAACTTCGAGAGGATAACCAAAGAAGAGCTCTACGATTTCTGGCTTCAAATCTCTGACCAAAGCTTCGATGCACGCCTCCAAATCTTCTTCGACat TGTGGATACGAATGTGGATGGGAGGATAACAAGAGAGGAAGTACAAGAG TTGATAGTTTTGAGTGCTTCGGCCAACAAGCTGTCGAAGCTGAAGGAGCAGGCGGAGGAGTACGCCTCGCTCATCATGGAAGAACTGGACCCAGAAAACCTCGGCTACATTGAG CTGTGGCAGTTGGAAGCGCTGCTGCTGCAGCGGGACACGTACATGAACTACAGCCGGCCACCGAGCACCGCGAGTGGAGCAGGGTGGAGCCAGAGCATCGCCGGCGGCGGGACGAAAACATCCTTCCGACGGCGGTGGTTCAACCCGCGGCGCGCGGCGACGCGGCTGAGGCTGGCAGCGTGGGAGAACTGGCAGCGGGCGTGGGTGGTGCAGCTGTGGGTGGCGGTCATGGCGGGGCTGTTCGCCTGGAAGTTCACGCAGTACCGCCACAGTGCGGCGTTCGCCGTGATGGGGTATTGCCTTCCCACCGCCAAGGGCGCCGCGGAGACGCTGAAGCTCAACATGGCCCTCGTCCTCCTCCCCGTCTGCCGCAACACCCTCACTTGGCTCCGCGCGACCCGGGCCCGgcacttcttcccctttgacgACAGCATTACCTTCCACAAG ATGATTGCGACAGCAATAGTGGCAGGAATCCTGCTCCACGCCGGGAACCACTTGACGTGCGACTTCCCGCGGCTGATCAACTCTTCCCCGTTGGAGTACGAGACGGTGGCGCAGTACTTCGGATCGGAGAAGCCGACGTACTGGAGCCTGTTAAAGGGGGTGGTAGGTCTGACGGGAATTGCCATGGTGGTGCTGATAACCGTCTCGTTCACGCTGGCAATGCACCGGTTCAGGAAGAACAGCGCGCGGCTGCCGTACCCCCTGAACCGTCTCACTGGATTCAACGCCTTCTGGTACTCCCACCACCTGCTCGCCCTCGTCTACCTGCTCCTGCTCATCCACGGCTACTTTCTCTTCCTCGTGCACAGTTGGTATAATCGGACG ACTTGGATGTACATCTCTGTCCCATTGCTGCTCTATATAGGTGAAAGAAATCTGAGAGCTTTCCGTTCCAAGGCTTATTCTGTCAAGATCTTGAAG GTCTCGTTGCTACCTGGTGGTGTTTTGACTGTAACAATGTCCAAGCCACAAGGGTTTCGCTACAGAAGTGGACAGTACATATTTTTGCAATGCCCTACAATCTCACCATTTGAATG GCATCCTTTTTCAATTACATCGGCTCCTGGTGATGAATACCTGAGCGTTCACATACGAACCAATGGCGACTGGACCGAGGAGCTCAAACGTGTTTTCATAGAGAACTACTTCTCACCACATTCATTAAGGATAGCATCATTAAATGATTTAGGTTCTGCACAGAACAG CATGGTTAGATTGTTTGTGGACGGTCCTTATGGTGCACCAGCACAGGACTTCAGAAACTATGATGTTCTACTGCTTGTGGGTCTAGGCATAGGGGCAACACCTTTCATCAGCATTCTCAGGGACCTTCTTAACAATATTAAAGTGTCAGATGAACTAATG GAGTTGGCGATGGACACGAGCCGATCAGAAGTCAGTAATAGCAGCCTCAGCTTCTCAACAACCAGCAGCAGTACCAAGAAGAGGTCATATAGAACTAGCAGTGCTCACTTCTACTGGGTCACAAGAGAGGCAGCATCTTTCGAGTGGTTCAAAGGAGTAATGAATGATGTAGCTGAAATGGACAAAAAG GGTATTATAGAGATGCATAATTATTTAACAAGTGTTTATGAGGAGCGTGATGCAAGGACTACTCTCCTTGCAATGGTGCAAGCTCTGAATCATGCTAAGAATGGAGTTGATATTGTCTCAGGAACACAG GTGAGGACTCACTTTGCAAGACCAAATTGGAAAGAAGTATTCACCAAATTAGCTGCCAAACATCCTGGAGCAACAGTAG GCGTCTTCTACTGTGGAACACCAACTCTAGCAAAAGAACTAAGAAAGCTATCGCTTGAGATGAGTCACAGAACATCAACAAGATTCCATTTCCACAAAGAGTACTTCTAA